The following DNA comes from Flavobacterium sp. N3904.
AATAGACATAAAATGAAAACTAAAATTAGTTTTAAAATAGAATTATATACAACGTGGATTTCAGATAATTTTCACTTAAGTAGCTTTTTCTTATTGACGTTGTTGTGCTTAAGTGCTCAAACAAAGTTGCAGGCTCAAGAGGTTAATTACACAAAACCTACTTGGTACTTTGGTGTTGCAGCTGCAACCAACTATAGTTTTTACCGTGGTTCAACACATCAGCTTAATTCGACTTTGACTCCTCCGGTTACTTTTCATAATGGAGAAGGAGCAGGGCTTTATTTGGCACCGCTTATTGAATTTTATAAACCGAATACAATATTGGGATTTATGTTTCAGGCAGGTTATGACAGCAGAAAAGGTTCCTTTGATCAGAAAATGACTCCTTGTAATTGCCCTGCAGATCTATCTACAGAATTAAGTTATATTACGGTAGAACCAAGCATTCGTATTGCTCCTTTTAAATCTAATTTTTATATATACGGAGGACCACGTTTGGCTTTCAATGTAGATAAATCATTTAAATATCAGTTAGGTATTAATCCGGCATATCCTAATCAAGAAGCATCACCTGAGGTAAGAGGTGATTTTGACAATGTTGACGAAACGCTTATTTCGATGCAAGTTGGAGCAGGGTTTGATATTCCGTTATCCTCACAAAAACACAAAACACAATTCCTTTTGTCTCCTTTTGTGAATTTTCAACCTTATTTTGGACAACATCCCCGCTCAACCGAGACTTGGAGTTTAAGTACTCTTAGAGTTGGTATGGCACTTAAATTTGGGCAGGGAAGTAGAGTGGAAACTCCAGAAGTCGAAACAACTCAAGTTCAGTTTTCGGTATATGCGCCTAAGAATATTCCGGGAGAACGTAATGTAAGAGAGGTATTCCCATTACGTAATTATGTTTTTTATGATCTTGGATCGAATGAAATACCAAGTCGTTACAAATTATTGAAAAAAGAGAATGTAAAAGACTTCAATGAAGATCAGATAGGAGGAGTTACGGCTTCTGTGAATCCGTCGGGTCGTTCTGCACGACAAATGACGGTTTATTATAATGTGATCAATATTCTTGGGAATCGAATGGTAAAAAATCCATCAACAACTATTACACTTGTTGGTTCTTCAGAAAAAGGATCAGAAGATGGTGTCTTGATGGCTGAATCTATCAAAACATATTTAGTTAATGTATTCGAAATAAACGCGTCAAGAATAAGTACGAAAGGGCAATTAAAACCCAATATTCCATCTGAACAGCCTGGAGGAACAAAAGAATTGGAATTGCTTCGCATGGGAGATCGTAGAGTTTCCATCGAAAGTAATTCACCTCAATTATTGATGGAATTTCAAAGCGGTCCAGACGCTCCATTAAAACCATTAGAGTTTGTTACTGTTCAAGAAGCACCTATAGACAGTTATGTTACCATTGATGCAACTGGTGCAGGGCAAGCGTATTCCTCATGGTCTTTAGAAACTACTGATCCAGACGGACAGATGAAAACTTTTGGTCCTTATACGCAAGAAAAAGTAAGTATTCCTGGTAAAAGTATCATGGGAACTCGTTCTGAGGGTGATTATAAAGTAAAAATGATTGGGACAACCAAAAGTGGTAAAATTGAAGAAAAAGTAACCACAACTCACATGGTGCTTTGGACACCTTCTAAAACAGAAGAGGGTCTTAGATATAGTATAATTTTTGAATTTAATAAATCAAAAGCAATTACCATGTATGAGAAATATTTGAGAGAGGTTGTTACGCCTAAAATACCTAAAAACGGTGTTGTCATCATTCATGGTCACACGGACATCATTGGTGAAGAGTCTTATAATTTGAATTTATCTTTGGACAGAGCCAATGAAGTAAAAAGTATTATCGAAAATGCTTTGTCGAATTCAGGCAGAAGAGATGTAAAATTCGAAGTGCATGGTTTTGGAGAAGACGAAAGTATGTCTCCTTTTGAAAATAAGCTTCCTGAAGAACGTTTTTATAACCGTACGGTGATAATTGATATTGTTACGGCTACAAAATAATAAATAAATTTGGTTAGTAATACTCTTTTAGAGTTTAAAAAGACAGGGATTTAAGTTCCTGTCTTTTTTTTGATTTAAAATCCAGAAGAATTTGATATTCTCATAATTTTAGACTCCTTCTTACAAAAACACTGAAAAATAGTTTAAAATATTTAACTTCTAAAGAGTTGATAAAAACAGGATTTGAAGAATTAAATCGATAGTAAATTATATACAAAGGATGTCCGTAATTGGATGTCCTTTTTTAGTTTTGGTTTTGTTTCTTGTTTTGTCGGTGAATGGTCTCTCTATGAATCGTAACAATTTGACTTATGAATATTGTAGGGAATAAGATGCCTGCCAATCCTTCTAAAATTGAAAAAGATTGTGCAATTGGCGTATTTGGAGTGATATCTCCATAGCCAACGGTGCAAAGGGTTGTGAAACTGTAATAGATAAATTTATAGGATATTAGCCCTCCTTTTTTAATATTCTCACTAATAGTATAAGCATTATGGTTTATGTGGAATATCAAACCATGTATAAAAGCAAATAACAAACCTAAAAGTAAAAAACAAGCTATGCCCCCCTGAATCCGGTGAATGTTTTTGTCGTTTTTTTCAAATACTTTGAGTAAAAAAACGATTTCTAAAAACAAAAATAGCGATACCCATAGCGAAGATGAAAAAATCAGCCAAAATTCATTTTTAAATTGAGCATGAAAAAACTCAATTGTTACAATGATAAAAGCCATTGTAGCCGTTATATACTTAATGGTTTTACTGGAATCAATTGAAAATACTCCAATCATTATGTTTGTTCCCAATAAGATCGCCACTATGAATTGTGCCCAATATAAATTTCCAAAAATGGGCACTATAAAGAAAATTATAAGCAGCAATGAAATCAGGAACACGGGAAAGATTTTCGATTCTTTATTTTGAATAGGTATTTTTATCATGGTTTTTTAGGAATATCTGAATCAAATTATAGCTGACATCAAGGAATATAATAAACACTTTAAAAGTAAATAATTTTTGTTTACAAAAGTGTATTTAAGTAAAAAACCCTTAAACGATTGATGTTTAAGGGTTTGTTCTTGTAGCGAAGATGAGACAATTCTCGAACAATTTATTAAGTATTTATGTTATTGTAAAACTAATTTAATCGAAATATCTTTTTTTCACTATTGAAATCTATTTCTATAGAATCCTTGTAAATCTTTTTTACGGTAATACCTTCCGACTCCTCATTTAATTTTAGTTTATGCAGTTTTTTATCAATGTTTACTAATAATAGTAATTCATCTTTTCGATCTTTAGAATTAATATAGCCATGATATGAAATAACTGGCCAATTTAAAATTTCTACATTTTTAATTAATTCGGGTTTTAATTTCTTTTTTATAATCGGGCTTTTAAAATGCGTTTTAGGAGCTAACGAAGAAGTTATTATTCTACTTTCTTTGTTTAAAAAAGGATCCCTGTCAATATGATTGATAGAAAAGGTGTCTTTATTTATCTGATTTATTTTTAAATTTGAATTGTAATTTTTCGAATGATTTGTTTTTTTATCTAAAAAAAAATATTGTTTTAGCGTTTTTGATGCCACTAAACCCCATACTGTCAAAACAATTAAAATTAAAGCGATATTAATTTTCTTTTTCATTAGGATGGTTGAGAATTATTATTTTACTATAAATTTGAACGCGGTACTATAGACACTTATGTTTCCAGCCAAATCGGTTGCTTTAACTCTCCAATAATAACTTCCAATTGTTGTGAAAGCTTTATCAAATGTCGCTGTTGAAACGTCATTTTTTTGGATTATAGTTGTAAAATTTACATCGTTTGCAAATTCTATAGTGTATGTAATAGGTGATTGAATAGCACCTACATCGGCTAGGATTGACCAACTAAAATTAATTGTTTGGTTTATTGTAAATGTTGCATTTTGTATGGGAAGAGTGTTGCTAGGTTGATTAGGATTAGTTCTATCAACTGAAAATGTACTTGTACTAAATGGTGTTTCAGATGTGCCATTTACTCCTTTTATTTTCCATTTATATTTAGCTTCTGCACTTAAATTAGTGTTATTTATTATAAATGTTGGGTTCGTAATATTTGTTTCTTGAAAAACAATAGTTTCTCCATTGGTCACATTTAATAATTCAAACTCGTAATAATCTGCCATTGTAAGTACTGCCCAATTACAAGTTATGGTGCTGTTTTTCGTATAAAAATTGTCGGCTGGGCTTTTTAAAATAATTTGTTGATTACTTAGATCTGTTGATTCAATTACAGAGAAATCAGCTTGAAGAGAGTAGGAAGATTGATATGCAAAATTTTCGCCCCTTATCCTCCATTGATATTCGCCATGAGGAAGAGGATACGTTAAACTCGTTTTAGTTATTAAGGAATCTAATATTTTTGTTTTATCTGTTTTAAAAATTTGTATGCGATATTTATCTGAGTCAGTAAGACTATTCCATTTAAAAGTAACTACATTACTTTCAATTTCTTCGTAATTTATGGGAGATATAAGTTCTACCATATCATTTGTTATGTCCTTTTCCAAAACATCATCGCATGAAAACAAAATTAATGCAATTGCTATTAATGAAACTCTATTTATTTTTTTCATAATTTTGAAATATAATTTTAAAATGTAAAAGATCTGTTTTGTTATTTTTTTTTGAGACATAGAAATGCATATTTACAATTCTTGAATCACTAAAATTTTTCTCAAAATCGTATCCTAATTGTAATAATTGGTTTATGTTACCGGTAACGTCCAGTTGATTTGTGATAATGGTATGATTTTCATCTTGAAAAAGGTGTATTGGCTCTAATACATTAATTGATACTTTAGGGTGTCTTTTTGCTGTAAAGTTTACAATTTCTTGCTGTATTACCTCTTTTGACACTCCCTCTTTACCTATTAGTCTGTCTAAATAAGCCACCTCTTTGGCCAAATTACTTGAATTATTCGCTTTTTTATTTACATCTTTAATTTTTTCTGATAAAGCATTATGTTCTTTTATTACTTGAATTAGCGTACTAAATGACCTTTTGTATGCTGTTATCGCAATTATAAAAGTCAAAAGGAGTAACGCTAGAAATTTTTTCTTAAAGGAATATTTTTCAAACATTTTTTATTGTGATTTTTATTTCAAATTGAGATTTATTTTTTTTGTCTTTTTTCAAACTAATAATTTCAAAATTCCCTAACCAATTCATTTTTTTTAGACTTTCCATCCAAGTGGTAAATGAATATTCATTAAAAGTTTCTCCTTTTACAGTTATTGTGTTAGACTCAAAAATTAATTTTTGGTTTGATTTTGATTCCTTGGTTAGAGGAGTTATTTCTAAAACGGTTAATGAGACATCTTGCGGAACTATTTTAATGATTTCATAAGAATAGAAGGAAAGGAATTTTGAAGATGAGAAGCCTGATTCTAATAGTATTTTCTCTTTATTTTCTTTTTGTTTTTCTAAATTTAATGTTTGCTGATAGTTTTTATCTGTGTATATATTTTGAATATTCAGAGCTGTGTTTTTTGATGTATAATACTGAATTAAAAAGAAACTTATCAAAAGCGAAATCAAGAAACCAACTAGAATTGAGATTCCAAAATATTTAAAAGCTTTCTTGTATATAATTTCGTCTGTATTTAAAGTCTCAATTTTTGTTTTTGAAATTTCTTTAGATTTTATGAAAAAATCAATTACTGTGGCATATAAAGGCAAGTATATGTTGGTGATTGTCTCGGTTCCAATGATGTAATTTTCTTTTTTTGCAAAATCAACTTGTTTTTCAAAGTTATGTAGTTTTTCATTTTTGAATTCTAATAATAAATCATTAGAAAGGATTGCGTCTTTTTTTATAGAATTTATTAATAAAGCTGATAAAAATGAACCTAAATAAACATCTATTATTTCGAAATTGTTCTTTTTAAATTTTGATATAGTGTCAATTATAATATTTTTTCTGCAAAAGCTTATAAAATCAATATTTAGACCTTTTACACTTGTATGGTATATTGAGTTTAAATCAATGTTTTTATACCAACTTACATCTGCTTCATTATTGAAATCAATGGCTTTATTTAATACTCCCTTTCCATCAACCAACAATAGTAACGGCAAATTTTGATCTACGTTTTTTTTAAGGTCTTCAAATTCTGTAAATGAAGCCATAGAAACAATCGTTACTTTATTTCCCTTTTTTTTAACAGTTAAGACATGATAAAACTCTTCATTTTCGTTTTTAATGAGACCTATAACATGCAGTTCGTTAATTTTTATTATTTTGGATAGAATCGTAATCATTAATATACTACAGTTGGTTTGATAAATAAATGTAATTTTGAGGTACTTTTCCCTTTTTGGCGACTACTGAAAAACCATTTAATGATTGGTATTCTTGAAATTATAGGTGTTCCAGTTCCAGAATTTTCTTTTTTTAATTCATCTAGTCCTCCTAATAAAATCATTTCATTATTTTTTACCCTAACAAGAGATTCAAATTTTTGTGTTGCTTTTCCTGGAGGAGCATCTTCACCAGCTCTTGCTAAAAAAGAACTTTTTTCGACAACAATAGTTAGAGTTACATTTTCATCCGTTGAGACAAAAGGCTTTATTGATAAACTGAGATTGGCATCGGTCGATTTCCAAACACCAGAATTTAATACATCATTACCAATACTGTTGTTTATAAGTCGATTAGTTTGTTCAAAATAATAACTGGTTTCGCCAATTGATAGTTTTGCCTCATGACCACTTATAGTCGCAATTTTTGGTGTTGATTCTACATTAATTATAGAATTATTTTCAAGTAATTTTAAATTGGCATAAAATGACTCTGCTACTTTTCCTAATTTAAAAATACCGAAACCATTAAAGGCATCAATTAAACTATTTATGGATGATGAATTTACTACTACATCTGTGGTGGGGAATATTGTTCCGCTAGTTACTACCTTGTTTAATTTGTCTATTCCAGCCTTCATGCCGGTTTGAATAGAATAGGATTTATTGTATTGGACAATAATTACCTCAATTTGAACCATAGGAACAATTTTGTCTATTTGCTTAATGTATATTTTTAATTCTTCAACAGTATTTTTTGATCCAGAAACGATTAATCCATTTAATTCAGTGAATTCTTTTATTTCTAATTTATCTGAAAACACCTTAGGTAGAGATCCAAGAACGAGTTCTATAGATCTATTTTCCATTTGTATTAGTTCAGTTACTCTTAATCCTTCTGTAATTTGCTCTCCTATTAAATAAAATTCCCCCTGCTTTTTGAAGGTGTATTTTTTGCCTTCAAGAATTTGTTCTAAAAGATCGTCAAATGTTATATTTTCTACTGAAAGAGTAATTTTTTCGTTTTCAGGTTTGTTATAAAAAAAATAATTAATTTTTAGTTTTTCCGCGGATTCGGTGATTAGGTCAGCAATATCAGCAGCGTATGCTTTTACAGATAGCAACCCGTTTTTAGTAGTCGAAACGTCATAATACCCTGGAAGTCCTACAGCAGCTTTAGGTTGTTTGGCTTTTAAATTAGAACTATTGTTTAAGGAATTTGCATTTGAGTCTGTATTGTTTTTTTCGATATAATAAAATCCATTATCGTCTACAGTTGCCAATAGATCATTTGATTTCGCAATCATTTGTATCACTTGGTCAAATGGTCGATTTAATATGTAAGAGGAAACGGTTATATTTCTGATGGTTGG
Coding sequences within:
- a CDS encoding OmpA family protein, which codes for MKTKISFKIELYTTWISDNFHLSSFFLLTLLCLSAQTKLQAQEVNYTKPTWYFGVAAATNYSFYRGSTHQLNSTLTPPVTFHNGEGAGLYLAPLIEFYKPNTILGFMFQAGYDSRKGSFDQKMTPCNCPADLSTELSYITVEPSIRIAPFKSNFYIYGGPRLAFNVDKSFKYQLGINPAYPNQEASPEVRGDFDNVDETLISMQVGAGFDIPLSSQKHKTQFLLSPFVNFQPYFGQHPRSTETWSLSTLRVGMALKFGQGSRVETPEVETTQVQFSVYAPKNIPGERNVREVFPLRNYVFYDLGSNEIPSRYKLLKKENVKDFNEDQIGGVTASVNPSGRSARQMTVYYNVINILGNRMVKNPSTTITLVGSSEKGSEDGVLMAESIKTYLVNVFEINASRISTKGQLKPNIPSEQPGGTKELELLRMGDRRVSIESNSPQLLMEFQSGPDAPLKPLEFVTVQEAPIDSYVTIDATGAGQAYSSWSLETTDPDGQMKTFGPYTQEKVSIPGKSIMGTRSEGDYKVKMIGTTKSGKIEEKVTTTHMVLWTPSKTEEGLRYSIIFEFNKSKAITMYEKYLREVVTPKIPKNGVVIIHGHTDIIGEESYNLNLSLDRANEVKSIIENALSNSGRRDVKFEVHGFGEDESMSPFENKLPEERFYNRTVIIDIVTATK
- a CDS encoding potassium channel family protein, which produces MIKIPIQNKESKIFPVFLISLLLIIFFIVPIFGNLYWAQFIVAILLGTNIMIGVFSIDSSKTIKYITATMAFIIVTIEFFHAQFKNEFWLIFSSSLWVSLFLFLEIVFLLKVFEKNDKNIHRIQGGIACFLLLGLLFAFIHGLIFHINHNAYTISENIKKGGLISYKFIYYSFTTLCTVGYGDITPNTPIAQSFSILEGLAGILFPTIFISQIVTIHRETIHRQNKKQNQN
- a CDS encoding PilN domain-containing protein: MITILSKIIKINELHVIGLIKNENEEFYHVLTVKKKGNKVTIVSMASFTEFEDLKKNVDQNLPLLLLVDGKGVLNKAIDFNNEADVSWYKNIDLNSIYHTSVKGLNIDFISFCRKNIIIDTISKFKKNNFEIIDVYLGSFLSALLINSIKKDAILSNDLLLEFKNEKLHNFEKQVDFAKKENYIIGTETITNIYLPLYATVIDFFIKSKEISKTKIETLNTDEIIYKKAFKYFGISILVGFLISLLISFFLIQYYTSKNTALNIQNIYTDKNYQQTLNLEKQKENKEKILLESGFSSSKFLSFYSYEIIKIVPQDVSLTVLEITPLTKESKSNQKLIFESNTITVKGETFNEYSFTTWMESLKKMNWLGNFEIISLKKDKKNKSQFEIKITIKNV
- a CDS encoding type II secretion system protein GspD — protein: MFKQIIYVLIGLFFTNTIIAQQDINELVKNFDAMSAQNKGLDESIKIDINGLTLHDFISTIAEDHQLNVDVDQSLNQMVSNNFFDVKVKDVFIHLVQKYDLEVTFRNNIIIFNKRIEKNIIQKKSAKIIDVTYNPLNDFLSVKLENDTLSSVIKTIIDKTSKNLILAPTIRNITVSSYILNRPFDQVIQMIAKSNDLLATVDDNGFYYIEKNNTDSNANSLNNSSNLKAKQPKAAVGLPGYYDVSTTKNGLLSVKAYAADIADLITESAEKLKINYFFYNKPENEKITLSVENITFDDLLEQILEGKKYTFKKQGEFYLIGEQITEGLRVTELIQMENRSIELVLGSLPKVFSDKLEIKEFTELNGLIVSGSKNTVEELKIYIKQIDKIVPMVQIEVIIVQYNKSYSIQTGMKAGIDKLNKVVTSGTIFPTTDVVVNSSSINSLIDAFNGFGIFKLGKVAESFYANLKLLENNSIINVESTPKIATISGHEAKLSIGETSYYFEQTNRLINNSIGNDVLNSGVWKSTDANLSLSIKPFVSTDENVTLTIVVEKSSFLARAGEDAPPGKATQKFESLVRVKNNEMILLGGLDELKKENSGTGTPIISRIPIIKWFFSSRQKGKSTSKLHLFIKPTVVY